A genomic window from Anthonomus grandis grandis chromosome 4, icAntGran1.3, whole genome shotgun sequence includes:
- the LOC126734898 gene encoding uncharacterized protein LOC126734898 translates to MNAFVSGVVILGAIAMCSAGIISPAVSYIAAPHATIVKSAVLAPEGQYVHDHSEKLYDDGSYKPELRAIPLANSPYGLTPAGSGLEGAYQPEVRAVKLANSPYGLTPAGSGLEGAYVPDINEKLYDDGSYKPELRAVELANSPYGLTVAGSGLEGAYQPEVRAVKLANSPYGLTPAGSGLEGAYQPEVRAIELADSPYGLTPAGSGLEGAYVRDLTEKLYDDGSYKPEYHH, encoded by the exons ATGAACGCATTCGTCAGT GGAGTTGTCATCCTCGGCGCTATCGCCATGTGCAGCGCTGGCATCATCAGCCCGGCGGTCAGCTACATAGCTGCCCCCCACGCGACCATCGTAAAGTCAGCAGTGCTAGCACCAGAAGGGCAATACGTGCACGATCACTCTGAAAAACTCTACGACGACGGTTCATACAAGCCAGAACTGAGGGCTATTCCATTGGCTAACTCTCCCTATGGATTGACCCCCGCGGGTTCTGGATTGGAAGGCGCTTACCAACCAGAAGTAAGGGCCGTTAAACTGGCCAATTCTCCCTATGGATTGACCCCAGCCGGTTCTGGATTGGAAGGCGCTTACGTACCGGACATCAACGAGAAACTGTATGATGACGGCAGCTACAAACCCGAATTGAGGGCCGTAGAATTGGCTAACTCTCCCTACGGATTAACCGTAGCCGGATCTGGATTGGAAGGTGCTTACCAACCGGAAGTGAGGGCTGTTAAACTGGCTAATTCTCCTTATGGATTGACCCCGGCCGGATCTGGATTGGAGGGTGCTTACCAACCGGAAGTGAGGGCTATCGAGTTGGCCGACTCTCCCTATGGATTGACCCCAGCCGGTTCCGGATTGGAGGGTGCTTACGTACGTGATTTGACTGAAAAATTGTACGATGATGGTTCTTACAAACCCGAATATCATCATTAA